One Cellulomonas soli DNA window includes the following coding sequences:
- a CDS encoding MFS transporter, translating into MSAAAPPSTGPVGIPLAPTGPVTTPVGPARRADRALPPGMREQVLLVCALVATAQITWGAIVPALPDLGAAFGLTSTLLGVVVAAFGVGRLLTNLPAGMLADRRGPRGLVLGAAAALALVTALTGSVGSLPVLLGLRVVAGALGGTVVTVGMAMLAARTPAGARGTVMATAQAVQLAGAALGPALGGAVMGAWGLRAVFLVAAVPVAVCVVVAALRHDRGYWARVRPAVDASVGGAAPGAPSDPRAGVRVPRAVLGAVVGAHVVGAAVFVARFGGEQTLAPLLGRAVGLDAGGLGIALAVVTVLSLAAMPLTARALDAGWRRRLMVPTLAVGALALALYPVAGDAVTFAVLVVVAGTCVSAGGIVPGVVLADVVPPERQGRITGLFRSVGDLGAVAGPLALGALLDAGGPAAASAVLAGVVALAAVAGALLVRVPR; encoded by the coding sequence GTGAGCGCGGCCGCACCCCCCAGCACCGGCCCGGTCGGGATCCCCCTCGCCCCGACCGGGCCGGTCACCACGCCGGTCGGTCCCGCCCGGCGGGCCGACCGCGCACTGCCGCCCGGCATGCGCGAGCAGGTGCTGCTGGTCTGCGCCCTGGTGGCGACCGCGCAGATCACCTGGGGGGCGATCGTGCCGGCCCTGCCCGACCTCGGGGCCGCGTTCGGGCTCACCTCGACGCTGCTCGGCGTGGTCGTCGCGGCGTTCGGCGTCGGCCGGCTGCTGACGAACCTGCCCGCGGGGATGCTCGCCGACCGGCGCGGTCCGCGCGGTCTCGTGCTCGGGGCGGCCGCGGCGCTCGCGCTCGTCACGGCGCTCACCGGGTCCGTCGGCTCGCTCCCGGTGCTGCTCGGCCTGCGCGTCGTCGCCGGAGCGCTCGGCGGGACGGTCGTCACCGTCGGCATGGCGATGCTCGCGGCCCGCACACCGGCCGGCGCGCGCGGGACGGTGATGGCCACCGCCCAGGCGGTGCAGCTCGCCGGTGCCGCGCTCGGACCCGCGCTCGGCGGGGCCGTCATGGGCGCGTGGGGGCTGCGGGCCGTGTTCCTCGTCGCGGCCGTGCCCGTCGCGGTGTGCGTCGTGGTCGCCGCGCTGCGGCACGACCGGGGCTACTGGGCGCGGGTGCGCCCGGCGGTCGACGCGTCGGTGGGCGGTGCGGCACCCGGCGCCCCGTCCGACCCCCGTGCGGGTGTCCGGGTCCCGCGCGCGGTGCTCGGGGCCGTCGTCGGCGCGCACGTCGTGGGGGCCGCGGTGTTCGTCGCGCGGTTCGGCGGGGAGCAGACCCTCGCACCCCTGCTCGGCCGGGCCGTCGGGCTCGACGCGGGCGGGCTCGGGATCGCGCTCGCGGTCGTCACGGTCCTCTCCCTCGCGGCGATGCCGCTGACGGCCCGGGCCTTGGACGCCGGTTGGCGACGGCGGCTCATGGTGCCGACGCTCGCCGTCGGGGCGCTCGCGCTCGCGCTCTACCCGGTGGCCGGCGACGCCGTGACGTTCGCGGTGCTCGTGGTCGTGGCGGGCACGTGCGTGAGCGCGGGCGGCATCGTGCCGGGCGTGGTGCTGGCGGACGTCGTGCCGCCCGAGCGGCAGGGCCGCATCACCGGGCTGTTCCGCTCGGTCGGCGACCTGGGGGCCGTGGCCGGCCCGCTCGCGCTGGGCGCGCTGCTCGACGCCGGCGGCCCCGCGGCGGCGAGCGCGGTGCTGGCCGGGGTCGTCGCCCTCGCAGCCGTGGCCGGGGCGCTGCTGGTGCGCGTGCCCCGCTGA
- a CDS encoding AfsR/SARP family transcriptional regulator, which produces MRELRVQMLGPFSLLDGRSGEPGVPRPLLRKAQDLLALILLSPHGVILRETAAEALWPESSVEASKKSMRQALWQIHQATDEPAVLPMPTLGRPSGGLRVSSVPVRQRSGHDGQEGADAGRLVLCEGEALRVNPVRPLQVDVTEVTEAARRAQLLGAGTPDEATLSELERAADLYRGPLLAGCYDEWCLAPRARLEDRALTLLDTLSRGHEGRGDLAAAIVWAQRLLDVEPAHERTHRRLMRLYYRTGDRTRALRQLHRCRWVLQHELGVRPSAQTEELGAAIGADRLAGSVLPDTGSVPVVVVDRDQAAHPEDGGVADAFRAELVALRLSVEAIGERLRQRGETSPADAPMSGPRLPG; this is translated from the coding sequence GTGCGAGAGCTTCGGGTGCAGATGCTCGGGCCGTTCAGTCTGCTGGACGGCCGGTCCGGTGAGCCCGGCGTGCCCCGGCCCCTGCTGCGCAAGGCGCAGGACCTGCTCGCGCTGATCCTGCTGTCCCCGCACGGCGTCATCCTGCGGGAGACGGCCGCCGAGGCGCTGTGGCCCGAGTCGTCGGTGGAGGCCTCCAAGAAGTCGATGCGGCAGGCCCTGTGGCAGATCCACCAGGCCACGGACGAGCCGGCGGTGCTCCCGATGCCCACCCTGGGTCGACCCTCGGGCGGGCTGCGGGTCTCGTCCGTCCCGGTGCGGCAACGGTCCGGTCACGACGGGCAGGAGGGTGCCGACGCCGGCCGGCTGGTGCTCTGCGAGGGCGAGGCGCTGCGGGTCAACCCCGTCCGGCCGCTGCAGGTGGACGTCACCGAGGTGACCGAGGCCGCGCGACGGGCCCAGCTGCTCGGGGCAGGGACGCCGGACGAGGCCACGCTCAGCGAGCTCGAACGGGCCGCCGACCTCTACCGCGGCCCCCTGCTCGCGGGCTGCTACGACGAGTGGTGCCTGGCACCCCGCGCCCGGCTGGAGGACCGTGCGCTGACGCTGCTCGACACGTTGAGCCGCGGTCACGAGGGGCGCGGCGACCTGGCGGCCGCGATCGTGTGGGCGCAGCGGCTGCTCGACGTCGAGCCGGCGCACGAGCGCACGCACCGCCGGCTCATGCGGCTGTACTACCGCACGGGCGACCGCACGCGAGCCCTCCGGCAGCTGCACCGGTGCCGCTGGGTGCTGCAGCACGAGCTGGGCGTGCGCCCGTCCGCGCAGACCGAGGAGCTGGGTGCGGCCATCGGCGCCGACCGGCTCGCCGGGTCCGTGCTGCCCGACACGGGGTCGGTCCCCGTGGTGGTCGTCGACCGGGACCAGGCGGCGCACCCGGAGGACGGCGGGGTCGCCGACGCGTTCCGGGCCGAGCTCGTCGCGCTGCGGCTCAGCGTCGAGGCGATCGGCGAACGGCTCCGCCAGCGGGGCGAGACGAGCCCGGCGGACGCACCGATGAGCGGCCCGAGGCTGCCCGGGTGA
- a CDS encoding ABC transporter ATP-binding protein has product MSAVAARGLVKDFGGTRAVDGLDLRVPVGSFYGIAGPNGAGKTTTIRMLVGLLAPDEGSVEVDGIPVWPDPTEAKGRLGLVPDHPVLFDRLSGLEMLEFAGLLRRMDPVVIRSRSRDLLRVLDLEDAADRRIADYSLGMTKRIGLAVAVLHSPRVLVLDEPFGALDPVNTQVIEEMLQRYRAGGGTVVFSSHVMDVIERLCDRLAVIESGRVRAEGTVRELAGGRTLQEAFVDLVGGRTLAEDDLSWLSSSSD; this is encoded by the coding sequence GTGAGCGCGGTCGCTGCGAGGGGTCTGGTCAAGGACTTCGGTGGCACCCGTGCGGTCGATGGGCTGGACCTGCGTGTCCCGGTGGGCTCCTTCTACGGGATCGCCGGGCCGAACGGCGCAGGCAAGACCACGACCATCCGCATGCTGGTCGGACTCCTCGCGCCCGATGAGGGCTCGGTCGAGGTGGATGGGATCCCGGTGTGGCCGGATCCGACCGAAGCCAAGGGTCGGCTCGGACTCGTACCGGACCATCCCGTGCTCTTCGACCGGCTCAGCGGCCTGGAGATGCTGGAGTTCGCGGGGCTGCTGCGCCGGATGGATCCGGTGGTCATCCGCTCCCGGTCCCGGGACCTGCTCCGTGTGCTGGATCTCGAGGATGCTGCGGACAGACGGATCGCCGACTACTCGCTGGGCATGACCAAACGCATCGGCCTGGCGGTCGCGGTCCTGCACTCTCCTCGCGTGCTGGTGCTGGATGAGCCCTTCGGTGCGCTCGATCCGGTGAACACCCAGGTCATCGAGGAGATGCTGCAACGCTACCGGGCGGGTGGAGGGACGGTTGTCTTCTCCAGCCACGTGATGGATGTCATCGAACGGCTCTGCGACCGACTTGCGGTGATCGAGTCCGGGCGCGTGCGCGCCGAGGGTACGGTGCGCGAGCTGGCCGGTGGGCGCACGCTCCAGGAAGCGTTCGTCGACCTGGTCGGTGGCCGCACCCTTGCGGAGGACGACCTGTCGTGGCTCTCGTCCTCCTCCGACTGA
- a CDS encoding CPBP family intramembrane glutamic endopeptidase, giving the protein MLVVAFLLVPQLVSLVAFGVDAVSGGYLSVRTALASEVLPDLGGAVIAVAAIGWLHWGRVVRLETRRARPWVMVVPLSLIVLSAAMTDYENLLEQGPALVLVLVAGTFCTGLSEELMFRGLALQAFRGVTREGWAAMWSSLLFGGLHLVNALVSGPAAIPQALFACVVGYYLYLTRRAAGGIVLPIVVHWLFDFSSFSGELGLEEPRTSDFAFYEFLLIVALGLLLVLRRRRISSAAVDVPAAESSTGVPAP; this is encoded by the coding sequence GTGCTGGTGGTCGCCTTCCTCCTCGTGCCTCAGCTCGTCTCACTCGTTGCCTTCGGCGTCGACGCGGTGAGCGGCGGGTATCTCTCCGTCCGCACGGCGCTGGCGAGTGAAGTGCTGCCGGATCTCGGCGGCGCCGTCATCGCGGTTGCCGCCATCGGCTGGCTGCACTGGGGTCGGGTGGTCCGACTCGAGACGCGACGGGCGCGACCCTGGGTCATGGTGGTGCCGCTCTCCCTCATCGTCCTGTCGGCGGCGATGACGGACTACGAGAACCTGCTCGAGCAGGGCCCCGCACTCGTCCTGGTGCTCGTCGCGGGGACGTTCTGCACGGGGCTCAGTGAGGAGCTCATGTTCCGGGGGCTGGCGCTGCAGGCCTTCCGCGGCGTCACCCGGGAGGGATGGGCGGCGATGTGGAGCTCACTGCTGTTCGGAGGGTTGCATCTGGTCAACGCCCTGGTGTCGGGGCCGGCGGCGATCCCTCAGGCGCTGTTCGCGTGCGTCGTCGGCTACTACCTGTACCTCACCCGCCGCGCCGCGGGAGGCATCGTTCTCCCGATCGTCGTCCACTGGTTGTTCGACTTCTCCTCCTTCAGTGGCGAGCTGGGGCTCGAGGAACCTCGGACCTCGGACTTCGCCTTCTACGAGTTCCTGCTGATCGTCGCGCTTGGGCTGCTCCTCGTCCTCCGGCGGCGGAGGATCTCTTCGGCCGCGGTCGACGTCCCGGCGGCCGAGTCGTCAACCGGGGTGCCGGCCCCCTAG
- a CDS encoding phage tail sheath C-terminal domain-containing protein translates to MTEQVLPGVLIEVRPEALIVPGAITVGNLGVVGTAAKGPVGTPRLLGSYADAVSTFGTYDRWVDGASGELTLVRALEQAYRFGATTVWAVRIADGNAAPAAVDLASAGGPCVTVEALTPGTSGNQLTVAVSTADANALVRGEPVAAGVLAHFPVVPSAVNRIVVRPSGGGADLVPGIVYDAAPGPTQVGITTADGTLTFGTAPGGTDDVLATYTVAKSAAVKVTVKQGVAAEETYSVVSGDDLVADLAAGSALVRGLALANAAQVPSAPLPTTPLTGGDNGAAGAGYETGLEALLEVDAHIVVAAGQDQSFGDELAAHAAVASGDANKRERIALVGTAAAANRPAFVTAASAHTLASDRLVLVGPGIKAADRSQQPPADVVLPGAYAAAAVAGLLSSQDPHISLTNKVLPVAGLEHDFSNAELAQLVLSRLLVLENRQGFRIVKGITTSTNTAWTQITTRRIVDYTKYGVRSAATPYIGLLNNERVRSALRATINGFLTTMVLDEMLVSYELDVHASRQDEIAGRALVDLVIRPTFSIDFIKVTMFLE, encoded by the coding sequence ATGACCGAACAAGTCCTGCCCGGCGTGCTCATCGAGGTACGTCCGGAGGCGCTCATCGTCCCCGGTGCCATCACCGTGGGGAACCTCGGTGTCGTGGGCACCGCGGCCAAGGGTCCCGTCGGGACGCCACGGCTGCTCGGCAGCTACGCGGACGCCGTCAGCACGTTCGGCACGTACGACCGCTGGGTCGACGGGGCGTCGGGCGAGCTCACGCTCGTGCGCGCGCTCGAGCAGGCCTACCGGTTCGGCGCGACGACCGTGTGGGCTGTGCGCATCGCCGACGGCAACGCGGCCCCCGCGGCCGTCGACCTGGCGAGCGCGGGTGGCCCGTGCGTCACGGTCGAGGCCCTGACCCCCGGCACGAGCGGCAACCAGCTGACCGTCGCGGTCTCCACGGCCGACGCGAACGCCCTGGTCCGCGGCGAGCCCGTCGCCGCCGGCGTGCTCGCGCACTTCCCGGTCGTGCCCAGTGCCGTGAACCGGATCGTGGTCCGGCCCTCGGGCGGTGGTGCGGACCTGGTGCCCGGCATCGTGTACGACGCGGCGCCCGGGCCGACGCAGGTCGGCATCACCACCGCGGACGGCACGCTCACGTTCGGCACCGCACCCGGCGGCACGGACGACGTGCTGGCCACCTACACGGTCGCGAAGTCCGCCGCCGTGAAGGTCACGGTCAAGCAGGGTGTGGCCGCCGAGGAGACGTACTCGGTGGTGTCCGGCGACGACCTGGTGGCCGACCTGGCCGCCGGCTCGGCGCTCGTGCGGGGCCTCGCGCTGGCCAACGCCGCCCAGGTCCCCTCGGCGCCCCTCCCGACGACCCCGCTCACCGGCGGGGACAACGGCGCCGCGGGCGCCGGCTACGAGACCGGGCTGGAGGCGCTGCTCGAGGTCGACGCGCACATCGTCGTCGCCGCCGGGCAGGACCAGTCGTTCGGCGACGAGCTGGCCGCGCACGCCGCGGTCGCCTCGGGCGACGCGAACAAGCGCGAACGCATCGCCCTGGTCGGCACGGCCGCCGCCGCGAACCGACCCGCGTTCGTGACCGCGGCCTCCGCTCACACGCTCGCCTCCGACCGGCTCGTGCTCGTCGGCCCCGGCATCAAGGCCGCCGACCGCTCGCAGCAGCCGCCGGCCGACGTCGTGCTCCCCGGTGCGTACGCCGCCGCGGCGGTCGCCGGGCTGCTCTCCTCGCAGGACCCGCACATCAGCCTGACGAACAAGGTGCTGCCCGTCGCCGGGCTCGAGCACGACTTCAGCAACGCCGAGCTCGCGCAGCTCGTGCTCAGCCGGCTGCTCGTGCTGGAGAACCGGCAGGGCTTCCGCATCGTCAAGGGCATCACGACCTCGACGAACACGGCCTGGACGCAGATCACCACGCGCCGGATCGTCGACTACACGAAGTACGGCGTGCGCAGCGCCGCGACGCCCTACATCGGCCTGCTCAACAACGAGCGGGTGCGCTCGGCACTGCGCGCCACCATCAACGGCTTCCTCACCACGATGGTGCTCGACGAGATGCTCGTCAGCTACGAGCTCGACGTCCACGCGTCCCGCCAGGACGAGATCGCCGGGCGCGCCCTGGTCGACCTGGTCATCCGGCCGACGTTCTCCATCGACTTCATCAAGGTGACGATGTTCCTCGAGTAA
- a CDS encoding peptidoglycan-binding protein, with protein sequence MLGDLELEQVQVVTTDEDQVVVRHPVPALEGDFLQDLGRRGARLTLTGVLTRPDVHTGLAALREQFHAGDPVPFVSDISTATLVDQVVVERMDVREVAGRPSAYEYALTLRELTEAEPVTVEPVIIPPPPPPPVEQAQLSVTVVVEGDPAFDMDRVHVSVRGTQDEDALPLDRVLTNRIRPDTWFEDPFPAGSYTAEALVDDTATPTGQREVLSGSAPVRVVDGAVTSVTIVLRRGAKVGTVLVITFHFDKAFVEPCERHVLARVVERARAHADERLLIVGHTDKVGSDAYNQALSERRGRATYAMLTFGSDPARSVAEWDELRRTRPTGTTDTVKDSWGTREVQHMLQDLGRFRGNVGKDLADTDAAVRQFQRDHGLVDDGVVGDATWPVLIEEYLAHDALDLPVDRLMRNADAAGCDNGPLRWLGCGEDDPVLNVLTAWRPNRRTELLFVHEQTMPVAVPAPVTLAQVPAGAGGGGWCLDDGTATTRDGFVVPWDQPCPSNAPGTTGPAPASQPWCRTPAEPGSFVVAGTITFEDGSPYASGPYVLMAADGEYLDGEVPATAAGVHAGEPVAGRTQPDGSFTYPQQKGPGVYVLAVDGPFLARTRTQTLADVRGNAVCLRLDGSAPVDVVIVDRAVASVQPSITGPEVVVVKKPHTNPARRPVVLRASTAFTGSGTLTRSSDVVRLFDAAAGGTELTFDGVDNVFTAAQLTAGVTLFTEGRAASAAVGDVTLTLRLTVGATPGLSATHTLTCVALTLDLHASRTAVGVDPVPLSEAAKITPGRFVQVQDAGTHAGRALLTVRAAQPAAFTGTLRLAALDARTRLFAAADEVAAPGQAVVPFPVLTPNAAVPADGLRFWVEGAAVSGALRDATLQLGIDTVEADGDHVQLTVVELRDLTMTIPGTAPRTARLGNGPVPPHVVPAAPAAPVPADLDTNPRVNPPVPLLEGSVVVADPIALRVTVRPVGAPVRWSVLRAAGIPAADGGDDAPAIVALHAAPAPTLVEDAADALRATLLTDGTGTYHVRAFLDGNGNGRYDQGVDREPAIVRNVVLGRATLFLDSTVASSANFVVTPLAGNGFDVRSGQFDIANPGTAAVHLNAQVDLVTGGTDGRRSADRYFGSWTNDLLSPTTFSPTFTDPTTAPPTVHPAPFVFASNRAAATGPGGEFIPGDPAPALVVPPVLDTGRPGGGSGGETSSLTRSRIRSRTPLPIGQRWIVEAVDSPGVGITNPHPAVAAARLTAFTLRIRFDATLTLWTNATAVAGATGDPADRLYGALERVDWQLDGRWTIDPGTGAIAVVSAPASAVTARVPSTPAVTATASGVEVRPPTGLNTLVQDARA encoded by the coding sequence ATGCTCGGCGACCTCGAGCTGGAGCAGGTCCAGGTCGTCACGACCGACGAGGACCAGGTCGTCGTGCGCCACCCCGTCCCTGCGCTCGAGGGCGACTTCCTGCAGGACCTCGGCCGGCGCGGCGCACGGCTGACGCTCACGGGCGTGCTCACCCGGCCCGACGTGCACACCGGTCTGGCCGCGCTGCGCGAGCAGTTCCACGCGGGCGACCCCGTGCCGTTCGTGTCGGACATCTCCACCGCGACGCTCGTCGACCAGGTCGTCGTCGAACGCATGGACGTGCGCGAGGTCGCCGGGCGGCCCAGCGCCTACGAGTACGCGCTCACGCTGCGCGAGCTGACGGAGGCCGAGCCGGTCACGGTCGAGCCGGTGATCATCCCGCCGCCCCCGCCGCCGCCCGTGGAGCAGGCGCAGCTGTCCGTGACCGTCGTCGTCGAGGGCGACCCGGCGTTCGACATGGACCGGGTGCACGTCTCGGTGCGCGGCACCCAGGACGAGGACGCGCTGCCGCTGGACCGCGTGCTGACGAACCGGATCCGCCCCGACACGTGGTTCGAGGACCCGTTCCCGGCCGGCAGCTACACGGCCGAGGCGCTCGTCGACGACACCGCGACCCCGACCGGCCAGCGCGAGGTGCTCAGCGGGTCGGCGCCCGTGCGCGTCGTCGACGGCGCGGTCACGTCCGTGACGATCGTGCTGCGCCGCGGCGCGAAGGTCGGCACGGTGCTCGTCATCACGTTCCACTTCGACAAGGCGTTCGTGGAGCCGTGCGAAAGGCACGTGCTGGCCCGCGTCGTCGAACGGGCCCGTGCGCACGCCGACGAGCGGCTGCTGATCGTCGGGCACACCGACAAGGTCGGCTCGGACGCCTACAACCAGGCGCTGTCCGAGCGCCGCGGCCGGGCCACCTACGCGATGCTCACCTTCGGTTCCGACCCGGCACGCTCCGTGGCCGAGTGGGACGAGCTGCGCCGCACCCGGCCCACCGGCACGACCGACACCGTCAAGGACAGCTGGGGCACGCGCGAGGTGCAGCACATGCTGCAGGACCTGGGCCGGTTCCGCGGCAACGTCGGCAAGGACCTCGCCGACACCGACGCGGCCGTGCGGCAGTTCCAGCGCGACCACGGGCTCGTCGACGACGGCGTCGTGGGCGACGCGACCTGGCCGGTGCTCATCGAGGAGTACCTCGCGCACGACGCGCTCGACCTGCCCGTCGACCGGCTGATGCGCAACGCCGACGCAGCCGGCTGCGACAACGGGCCGCTGCGCTGGCTCGGCTGCGGCGAGGACGACCCGGTGCTCAACGTGCTGACCGCGTGGCGGCCCAACCGGCGCACCGAGCTGCTGTTCGTGCACGAGCAGACGATGCCCGTGGCCGTGCCCGCGCCGGTCACGCTCGCGCAGGTCCCGGCGGGCGCGGGCGGCGGCGGGTGGTGCCTCGACGACGGCACCGCGACCACGCGCGACGGGTTCGTCGTGCCGTGGGACCAGCCGTGCCCGTCGAACGCCCCGGGCACCACCGGGCCGGCACCCGCCTCGCAGCCGTGGTGCCGGACCCCCGCCGAGCCCGGCTCGTTCGTCGTGGCCGGGACGATCACCTTCGAGGACGGCAGCCCGTACGCGTCCGGGCCGTACGTGCTCATGGCCGCCGACGGGGAGTACCTGGACGGCGAGGTGCCCGCCACGGCGGCCGGTGTGCACGCGGGCGAGCCGGTCGCGGGGCGCACGCAGCCCGACGGGTCGTTCACGTACCCGCAGCAGAAGGGCCCGGGCGTCTACGTGCTCGCGGTCGACGGCCCGTTCCTCGCCCGCACCCGCACGCAGACGCTCGCCGACGTCCGCGGGAACGCCGTGTGCCTGCGCCTGGACGGGTCCGCGCCGGTGGACGTCGTGATCGTGGACCGCGCGGTCGCCTCCGTGCAGCCGTCGATCACGGGTCCGGAGGTGGTCGTGGTGAAGAAGCCGCACACCAACCCGGCGCGACGGCCGGTCGTGCTGCGCGCGTCCACGGCGTTCACCGGCAGCGGCACGCTGACCCGGTCGTCGGACGTCGTGCGGCTGTTCGACGCGGCCGCGGGCGGCACCGAGCTGACGTTCGACGGGGTCGACAACGTGTTCACCGCCGCGCAGCTGACCGCCGGGGTCACGCTGTTCACCGAGGGCCGGGCGGCGTCCGCCGCCGTCGGTGACGTCACCCTCACGCTGCGGCTCACGGTCGGTGCCACCCCGGGCCTGTCCGCCACCCACACGCTGACCTGCGTCGCCCTGACGCTCGACCTGCACGCGAGCCGGACCGCGGTCGGTGTCGACCCGGTGCCGCTGAGCGAGGCCGCGAAGATCACGCCCGGCCGGTTCGTCCAGGTGCAGGACGCGGGGACGCACGCCGGGCGCGCCCTGCTCACGGTGCGGGCCGCGCAGCCCGCCGCCTTCACCGGCACGCTCCGGCTCGCCGCGCTCGACGCTCGCACCCGGCTGTTCGCCGCGGCCGACGAGGTCGCCGCCCCCGGGCAGGCCGTCGTGCCGTTCCCGGTGCTGACGCCCAACGCCGCCGTGCCCGCCGACGGGCTGCGGTTCTGGGTCGAGGGCGCGGCCGTCAGCGGGGCCCTGCGTGACGCCACGCTGCAGCTCGGCATCGACACCGTGGAGGCCGACGGCGACCACGTGCAGCTCACCGTCGTCGAGCTGCGCGACCTGACGATGACGATCCCCGGCACCGCGCCGCGCACCGCCCGGCTCGGCAACGGACCCGTCCCGCCGCACGTGGTCCCGGCCGCGCCGGCCGCACCCGTGCCCGCCGACCTCGACACGAACCCGCGCGTCAACCCGCCCGTGCCGCTGCTGGAGGGGTCGGTCGTCGTCGCCGACCCGATCGCGCTGCGCGTCACCGTGCGTCCCGTCGGCGCACCCGTGCGGTGGAGCGTCCTGCGGGCCGCCGGCATCCCCGCGGCGGACGGCGGGGACGACGCGCCCGCGATCGTCGCGCTGCACGCCGCACCGGCCCCCACGCTCGTGGAGGACGCCGCCGACGCGCTGCGCGCCACGCTGCTCACCGACGGCACCGGGACCTACCACGTGCGGGCGTTCCTCGACGGCAACGGCAACGGGCGCTACGACCAGGGCGTCGACCGGGAGCCGGCGATCGTGCGCAACGTCGTGCTGGGCCGGGCCACGCTGTTCCTCGACTCGACCGTGGCGTCCTCGGCGAACTTCGTCGTGACGCCGCTCGCGGGCAACGGGTTCGACGTGCGCTCCGGGCAGTTCGACATCGCGAACCCCGGCACGGCGGCCGTGCACCTCAACGCGCAGGTCGACCTGGTCACGGGCGGGACCGACGGGCGGCGGTCCGCCGACCGGTACTTCGGCTCGTGGACCAACGACCTGCTCTCGCCGACCACGTTCTCCCCGACGTTCACCGACCCGACCACCGCACCGCCGACCGTGCACCCCGCACCGTTCGTCTTCGCGTCGAACCGTGCGGCGGCGACCGGCCCGGGCGGTGAGTTCATCCCCGGTGACCCGGCCCCCGCGCTCGTCGTGCCACCCGTGCTCGACACCGGTCGACCCGGCGGCGGCTCGGGCGGCGAGACGTCCTCGCTGACCCGCAGCCGGATCCGCAGCCGCACCCCGCTGCCGATCGGCCAGCGCTGGATCGTCGAGGCCGTCGACAGCCCCGGGGTCGGCATCACGAACCCGCACCCCGCGGTCGCCGCGGCCCGGCTCACCGCCTTCACTCTGCGCATCCGGTTCGACGCGACCCTGACCCTCTGGACGAACGCCACCGCGGTCGCCGGGGCCACGGGCGACCCGGCCGACCGGCTGTACGGCGCGCTCGAACGCGTCGACTGGCAGCTCGACGGGCGGTGGACGATCGACCCCGGCACCGGGGCCATCGCCGTGGTCTCCGCACCCGCGAGCGCCGTGACCGCACGCGTGCCGTCCACGCCCGCGGTCACCGCGACGGCCTCGGGCGTCGAGGTGCGCCCGCCGACCGGGCTCAACACGCTCGTGCAGGACGCGCGCGCATGA
- a CDS encoding phage baseplate assembly protein V produces MTLVDTIAAIVRHELAAVRVTELAVVEDVHPHAEESDDDNYAVDLVLRGSGLALRRVPVATDRIGTVAIPNVGDLVLVAFLQGDVNAPLVIGRVYDDEDRPPTSTTDEVVFRLPLAADDDASVLASIRNHADDAAADPARELVIRMPPKITVRIVDGTVTATAGASELRLDQSGSSGGTVRVSSGSTTVVMDQDGDVTVESSGSVQLTASRDLTLEAGGSLTLKAGTSITADAGTTATVKGAVTAELQGSAGATVQGAFVTVKGQTSFSP; encoded by the coding sequence GTGACGCTCGTCGACACCATCGCCGCGATCGTCCGGCACGAGCTGGCCGCGGTGCGCGTGACCGAGCTGGCCGTCGTCGAGGACGTGCACCCGCACGCCGAGGAGTCCGACGACGACAACTACGCGGTCGACCTGGTGCTGCGCGGCTCGGGCCTGGCGCTGCGTCGGGTGCCCGTCGCGACCGACCGGATCGGCACGGTCGCGATCCCGAACGTGGGCGACCTCGTGCTCGTCGCGTTCCTGCAGGGCGACGTCAACGCCCCGCTCGTCATCGGCCGGGTGTACGACGACGAGGACCGTCCGCCGACGTCGACGACCGACGAGGTGGTCTTCCGGCTGCCGCTCGCGGCCGACGACGACGCGAGCGTGCTCGCCTCGATCCGCAACCACGCCGACGACGCGGCCGCCGACCCGGCACGCGAGCTCGTCATCCGGATGCCGCCCAAGATCACCGTGCGGATCGTCGACGGCACGGTCACCGCGACCGCCGGGGCCAGCGAGCTGCGCCTCGACCAGTCGGGCAGCAGCGGAGGCACCGTCCGGGTCAGCTCGGGCTCGACGACCGTGGTCATGGACCAGGACGGCGACGTCACCGTCGAGTCGTCCGGCTCGGTGCAGCTGACGGCCTCGCGCGACCTGACCCTCGAGGCGGGCGGGTCGCTCACCCTCAAGGCCGGCACGAGCATCACGGCCGACGCGGGCACGACCGCGACCGTCAAGGGCGCCGTCACCGCCGAGCTGCAGGGCTCGGCCGGCGCGACCGTGCAAGGGGCGTTCGTGACCGTGAAGGGCCAGACGTCGTTCTCGCCCTGA